From a single Saccharomyces kudriavzevii IFO 1802 strain IFO1802 genome assembly, chromosome: 15 genomic region:
- the MKK1 gene encoding mitogen-activated protein kinase kinase MKK1 (similar to Saccharomyces cerevisiae MKK1 (YOR231W) and MKK2 (YPL140C); ancestral locus Anc_8.652), with translation MASLFRPPESTKGNPNSPRLKLPLLKNNQLNESSIFSRSNGSSTSVSGRTPEPLTSSTSTLFSQNRLYSSDSSMTLNTIKKRPAPPSLPSLSTSTQSKHKTRPQLVPIADVPDSRQELGLEQNVLAASELSDRKDMTCSSMASPLSHANTSSPYLRNDLNSSVELDLSNLISAYEQSSSPIKPLCQPAAFSESYTDLNRVQDVDQLDENGWKYTNLKDRIESLGILGEGAGGSVSKCKLKNGSKIFALKVINTLNTDPEYQRQIFRELQFNRSFQSEYIVRYYGMFTDDENSSIYIAMEYMGGRSLDAIYKNLLKRGGRISEKVLGKIAEAVLRGLSYLHEKKVIHRDIKPQNILLNEKGQVKLCDFGVSGEAVNSLATTFTGTSFYMAPERIQGQPYSVTSDVWSLGLTILEVANGKFPCSSEKMAVNIAPFELLMWILTFTPELKDEPESNIIWSPSFKSFIDYCLKKDSRERPSPRQMIGHPWIKGQMRKKVNMEKFIKKCWED, from the coding sequence ATGGCTTCACTATTTAGACCCCCAGAATCAACGAAGGGCAACCCAAATTCGCCTAGACTGAAACTGCCTCTCCTGAAGAACAATCAACTAAATGAGAGTAGTATATTCTCAAGATCGAACGGGAGTTCCACCTCAGTGAGCGGTCGCACTCCAGAGCCACTAACCTCCTCCACATCGAcacttttttctcaaaatcgACTCTATTCGAGCGATTCTTCAATGACTTTGAACACAATCAAGAAGAGACCTGCTCCGCCGTCATTGCCTTCTTTGAGCACAAGCACACAATCCAAGCACAAAACGCGACCCCAACTCGTTCCTATTGCCGATGTGCCAGACTCTAGGCAGGAATTAGGGTTGGAGCAGAATGTACTAGCGGCAAGCGAGTTGTCAGATAGGAAAGACATGACTTGTTCGTCAATGGCAAGCCCATTATCACATGCGAACACCTCTTCTCCCTATCTCAGAAATGATTTGAACAGTTCTGTGGAATTAgatctttcaaatttaatATCGGCATATGAACAGAGTTCAAGTCCAATTAAACCACTTTGTCAGCCTGCGGCATTTTCTGAATCATATACAGACTTGAACAGAGTCCAAGACGTTGATCAATTGGACGAAAATGGTTGGAAATATACAAATTTAAAGGATAGAATAGAGTCACTAGGTATCCTAGGAGAGGGCGCCGGTGGCTCCGTATCCAAGTGTAAGCTGAAAAATGGCTCCAAAATATTTGCTTTGAAAGTGATTAATACATTAAATACGGATCCCGAGTACCAAAGGCAAATCTTTAGAGAATTACAGTTTAACAGAAGCTTCCAGTCCGAATACATCGTACGGTATTATGGAATGTTTACAGATGACGAAAATTCTTCGATATACATTGCAATGGAATACATGGGCGGCCGATCTTTGGATGCAATTTACAAAAACTTGCTAAAACGTGGAGGCAGGATCAGTGAGAAGGTCCTCGGGAAAATAGCAGAAGCAGTGCTAAGAGGACTGTCCTATCTgcatgaaaaaaaagttattcATAGAGATATCAAACcacaaaatattttattgaatgaaaagGGACAAGTAAAGCTTTGCGATTTTGGAGTCAGTGGAGAAGCCGTGAACTCACTGGCTACAACATTCACCGGAACCTCCTTCTATATGGCTCCGGAAAGAATTCAAGGCCAACCATATAGTGTTACATCTGATGTATGGTCACTTGGACTTACAATTTTAGAAGTGGCGAACGGTAAATTTCCATGTTCTTCAGAAAAGATGGCAGTAAATATAGCTCCATTTGAACTATTGATGTGGATCTTGACATTTACTCCTGAATTAAAGGACGAGCCCGAATCCAATATCATATGGAGCCCATCATTTAAGTCTTTTATTGATTATTGCTTGAAGAAGGATAGTCGTGAACGTCCTTCTCCAAGACAAATGATAGGCCACCCCTGGATAAAGGGgcaaatgagaaaaaaggtcaatatggaaaaattcatcaagaaatgCTGGGAAGATTAA
- the WTM1 gene encoding transcriptional modulator (similar to Saccharomyces cerevisiae WTM1 (YOR230W)): MPKKIWKSSAPSSYEHISSLRPRFVSRVDNVLHQRKALTFSNIVVPDKKNNTLTSSVMYSQGSDIYEIDFTVPLQGDTVEPMKDYGDAFEGTENRPLSPKFVYQGETVSKMAYLDKTGETTLLSMSKNGSLAWFKEGIKVPIHIVQEMMGPATSYASIHSLTRPGDLLEKDFSLAISDFGISSDTETIVKSQSNGDEEDSILKIIDNAGKPGEILRTVHVPGTTVTHTVRFFDNHIFASCSDDNILRFWDTRTADKPLWVLSEPKNGKLTSFDCSQVSNNLFVTGFSTGIIKLWDARAAEAATTDLTYRQNGEDPIQNEIANFYHAGGDSVVDVQFSTTSSSDFLTVGGTGNIYHWNTDYSLSKYDPKDTIAPPQDASEESQTKSLRFLHKGGSRRSPKQVGRRNTAAWHPVIEDLVGTVDDDSLVSIYKPYTEESE; the protein is encoded by the coding sequence atgccaaaaaaaatctggaaATCATCCGCTCCCTCCTCTTATGAACATATCTCTAGCTTGAGACCAAGATTTGTGTCTCGTGTAGACAATGTTCTTCACCAGAGAAAGGCTTTGACTTTCAGCAATATCGTTGTTCCagataaaaagaacaacaCTCTAACCTCGAGCGTCATGTACTCTCAAGGAAGTGACATTTACGAGATTGATTTCACAGTGCCACTGCAGGGGGACACCGTGGAGCCAATGAAGGACTATGGTGACGCCTTTGAAGGTACTGAAAACAGACCATTGAGTCCAAAATTCGTCTATCAAGGTGAAACCGTCTCCAAAATGGCGTACTTAGACAAGACTGGCGAGACCACGCTATTATCCATGTCCAAGAACGGGTCCTTGGCTTGGTTCAAAGAAGGCATCAAGGTCCCCATTCACATCGTGCAAGAAATGATGGGTCCAGCAACCAGCTATGCGAGCATTCATTCGTTGACCAGACCCGGCGATCTGCTTGAAAAGGACTTCTCGTTGGCAATTTCAGACTTCGGTATTTCTAGTGATACCGAAACCATTGTTAAATCTCAAAGTaatggtgatgaagaagacagtattttgaaaatcattgataatgcCGGCAAACCGGGTGAGATTTTGCGTACTGTCCACGTCCCAGGTACCACCGTGACCCACACTGTAAGATTTTTCGACAACCATATCTTTGCATCTTGTTCAGATGACAATATCCTTAGATTTTGGGACACCAGAACTGCAGACAAGCCTCTATGGGTTTTGAGCGAACCAAAAAACGGAAAATTGACCTCGTTCGATTGTTCTCAAGTCTCCAATAACTTGTTTGTTACCGGTTTCAGTACTGGTATCATCAAATTGTGGGATGCTCGTGCAGCTGAAGCTGCCACCACTGATTTGACTTATAGGCAAAATGGCGAGGATCCAATTCAAAACGAAATCGCAAACTTTTATCACGCTGGTGGCGACTCTGTTGTCGACGTTCAATTCTCCACAACTTCAAGTTCTGACTTCTTGACTGTTGGTGGTACCGGCAACATTTACCATTGGAACACCGACTACTCTTTGTCAAAATACGATCCTAAAGATACCATTGCCCCCCCACAAGACGCTTCGGAAGAATCTCAAACAAAGTCCTTGAGATTCTTGCACAAGGGTGGAAGCAGAAGATCTCCAAAACAAGtcggaagaagaaataccGCCGCTTGGCATCCGGTCATTGAAGACTTGGTTGGTACAGTCGATGATGATAGCTTAGTCAGCATCTACAAGCCTTACACTGAAGAAAGTGAATAG
- the MGE1 gene encoding mitochondrial nucleotide exchange factor MGE1 (similar to Saccharomyces cerevisiae MGE1 (YOR232W); ancestral locus Anc_8.653) codes for MRAFSAATVRATTRKSFIPVVPRTPLMTSSFTRRATPMTRMRYYSDEAKKEDAKEGSENLTEEQSEIKDLENQLSAKDKEASELKDRLLRSMADFRNLQQVTKKDIQKAKDFALQKFAKDLLESVDNFGHALNAFKEEDLQKSKEISDLYTGVRMTRDVFENTLRKHGIEKLDPLGELFDPNKHEATFELPQPDKEPGTVFHVQQLGFTLNDRVIRPAKVGIVKGEDN; via the coding sequence ATGAGAGCCTTTTCAGCAGCCACAGTTAGGGCCACAACAAGAAAGTCATTCATCCCAGTGGTACCAAGAACACCTTTGATGACGTCTTCGTTTACAAGAAGAGCAACTCCTATGACAAGAATGAGGTATTATTCtgatgaagcaaaaaaagaagacgCCAAAGAAGGCAGTGAAAATTTGACAGAAGAACAATCAGAGATCAAGGACCTGGAAAATCAGTTAAGTGCGAAGGATAAGGAAGCTTCTGAACTTAAAGACAGGTTGTTGAGATCTATGGCTGATTTCAGAAATTTGCAACAAGTCACAAAGAAAGATATTCAGAAAGCGAAAGATTTTGCATTGCAGAAATTCGCTAAGGATCTATTGGAGTCCGTAGATAACTTTGGTCATGCTTTAAACGCCTTTaaggaagaagatttaCAAAAATCCAAGGAAATCAGCGACTTGTATACAGGTGTCAGAATGACAAGAGATGTCTTCGAGAACACTTTAAGAAAACACggcattgaaaaattagatCCGTTGGGAGAACTATTTGATCCAAATAAACACGAAGCAACGTTTGAATTACCTCAACCTGATAAGGAACCAGGCACTGTTTTCCATGTACAACAATTAGGTTTCACCTTAAATGACAGAGTCATCAGACCAGCAAAGGTCGGTATCGTCAAAGGCGAAGACAATTAA
- the HES1 gene encoding oxysterol-binding protein related protein HES1 (similar to Saccharomyces cerevisiae HES1 (YOR237W) and KES1 (YPL145C); ancestral locus Anc_8.658) has translation MSQHANSSSWTSFLKSISSFNGDLSSLSAPPFILSPTSLTEFSQYWAEHPDLFLEASFINDKNYKEHCLFDPNVESQEVARMLAVVRWFISTLRSQYCSRSESMGSEKKPLNPFLGETFVGKWHDDEHLEYGETVLLSEQVSHHPPMTAFSIFNEKNDVSLQGYNQIKTGFTKTLTLTVKPYGHVILKIKDETYLITTPPLHIEGILVASPFVELGGRSFIQSSNGMLCVIEYSGRGYFTGKKNSFKARIYKNPQEHSHKENALYLISGQWSGVSTITKKDSEAPHQFYDSSKTPARHLLVKPIEEQHPLESRRAWKDVAEAIRSGNNSLIKKTKEELENKQRALREQEHAKGVEWQRRWFRRVDYMNDGKSNDIENASEDDLFKKLASKLQLSVKNVPSGTLIGGKDDKKDVSTALHWRFDKGLWMKEKEITI, from the coding sequence atgtctCAACACGCAAACTCATCATCTTGGACCTCTTTCCTGAAATCGATTAGTTCGTTCAATGGCGATCTGTCGTCTCTTTCTGCTCCACCATTTATTCTTTCTCCCACTTCATTGACAGAGTTTTCTCAGTACTGGGCTGAACATCCCGACCTATTTCTGGAAGCATCATTCATCAATGACAAAAACTACAAGGAACATTGTCTTTTTGACCCCAATGTTGAATCGCAAGAGGTGGCGCGGATGTTGGCAGTGGTTAGATGGTTTATTTCCACTTTGAGGTCACAGTACTGTTCTAGAAGCGAATCGATGGgttctgaaaaaaagccTTTAAATCCATTCTTGGGTGAAACGTTTGTTGGTAAATGGCATGATGACGAACATCTCGAGTACGGTGAAACGGTGCTTTTAAGTGAGCAAGTTTCACACCATCCTCCTATGACTGCATTTTCGAtctttaatgaaaaaaacgaTGTTTCTCTGCAAGGTTATAATCAAATTAAGACCGGATTTACTAAAACATTAACACTAACAGTCAAGCCATATGGTCAtgtgattttgaagatcaAAGATGAGACATACTTGATTACAACTCCGCCTTTACACATCGAAGGTATTTTAGTCGCTTCCCCTTTTGTTGAGTTAGGAGGTAGATCATTCATTCAGTCATCAAATGGTATGTTATGCGTCATTGAATATTCAGGAAGAGGGTATTTCACAGGTAAGAAGAATTCCTTCAAGGCAAGGATCTATAAAAATCCTCAAGAACATAGTCATAAGGAGAATGCTCTATACCTAATCTCCGGTCAATGGTCAGGTGTTTCAacaattacaaaaaaagattcGGAGGCTCCACACCAGTTCTATGATTCATCAAAGACACCTGCTAGACATTTGCTAGTCAAACCAATCGAAGAACAGCATCCTTTAGAGAGCAGGAGGGCTTGGAAGGATGTGGCCGAAGCAATCAGGTCAGGTAATAATAgtttgataaagaaaactaaGGAAGAACtagaaaataaacaaagGGCCTTGAGAGAACAGGAACATGCAAAGGGCGTCGAATGGCAAAGAAGATGGTTTAGGCGGGTGGACTACATGAATGATGGTAAGTCAAATGATATAGAGAACGCTAGTGAAGatgatcttttcaaaaaactgGCATCCAAACTGCAGCTTTCTGTGAAAAATGTACCCAGTGGGACGTTGATTGGCGGAAAGGACGATAAAAAGGACGTTTCAACCGCATTGCATTGGAGGTTTGACAAAGGCTTGTggatgaaggaaaaggaaattacTATATAA
- the RPL33B gene encoding 60S ribosomal protein eL33 (similar to Saccharomyces cerevisiae RPL33B (YOR234C) and RPL33A (YPL143W); ancestral locus Anc_8.655), with amino-acid sequence MAESHRLYVKGKHLSYQRSKRVNNPNVSLIKIEGVATPQEAQFYLGKRIAYVYRASKEVRGSKIRVMWGKVTRTHGNSGVVRATFRNNLPAKTFGASVRIFMYPSNI; translated from the exons ATGGCCGAATCTCATAGAT TATACGTTAAAGGTAAGCACTTATCCTACCAAAGATCTAAGAGAGTCAACAACCCAAATGTCTCTTTAATCAAGATCGAAGGTGTTGCCACTCCACAAGAAGCTCAGTTTTACTTGGGTAAGCGTATTGCCTACGTCTACAGAGCTTCCAAGGAAGTTAGAGGTTCTAAAATTAGAGTCATGTGGGGTAAGGTCACCAGAACTCACGGTAATTCAGGTGTTGTCAGAGCTACTTTCAGAAACAACTTGCCAGCCAAGACTTTCGGTGCTTCTGTCAGAATCTTCATGTACCCATCTAACATCTAA
- the DFR1 gene encoding dihydrofolate reductase (similar to Saccharomyces cerevisiae DFR1 (YOR236W); ancestral locus Anc_8.657) — MAGGKIPIVGIVACLQPDMGIGFQGGLPWRLSKEMKFFRQVTSSTKDANKKNAVVMGRKTWESIPPKFRPLPNRMNVVISRSFKDGFVHDEEESIIKSNSLANALTNLQNKFQESLEKIYVIGGGEVYNQIFPITDHWLITKIHSLDNEAAPAMDTFLDAKRLKEAFSEQDPAQLKEFLPPKVDLPETDSDQRYSQEEKGYHFEFTLYNRR, encoded by the coding sequence ATGGCTGGAGGAAAGATTCCAATTGTAGGTATCGTGGCATGCCTACAGCCCGACATGGGCATAGGGTTCCAGGGAGGCCTACCATGGAGGCTGTCCAAGGAAATGAAGTTTTTTAGACAGGTCACTTCATCGACCAAGGatgcaaacaaaaaaaacgcCGTGGTGATGGGAAGGAAAACATGGGAATCCATACCACCCAAGTTTCGCCCACTGCCGAATAGAATGAACGTCGTCATCTCGAGAAGCTTTAAAGATGGTTTTGTCCACGACGAAGAGGAATCAATAATCAAAAGCAACTCATTAGCAAATGCCTTGACCAATCTACAGAACAAGTTCCAAGAATCcctagaaaaaatatatgtGATCGGTGGTGGCGAAGTCTACAATCAAATCTTCCCCATTACAGATCATTGGCTCATCACAAAAATACATTCATTGGACAATGAAGCGGCTCCTGCCATGGATACTTTCCTTGATGCGAAGAGATTAAAGGAAGCGTTCAGCGAGCAAGATCCGGCCCAATTAAAAGAATTTCTCCCACCGAAAGTTGACTTGCCCGAAACAGACTCTGATCAGCGCTACTCACAAGAGGAGAAGGGTTATCATTTCGAGTTCACCCTGTACAATCGTAGATGA
- the KIN4 gene encoding putative serine/threonine protein kinase KIN4 (similar to Saccharomyces cerevisiae KIN4 (YOR233W) and FRK1 (YPL141C); ancestral locus Anc_8.654) has product MASVPKRHTYSGNVVTDRNHHSVQKTNDILHPIRKNQRKHATFGPYIVGSTLGEGEFGKVKLGWTKAFSPNEVPKQVAIKLIRRDSIKKDADKEVKIYREINALKHLTHPNIIYLEEVLQNSKYIGIVLEFVSGGEFYKYIQRKRRLKESSACRLFAQLISGVDYMHSKGLVHRDLKLENLLLDKHENLVITDFGFVNEFFEDNELMRTSCGSPCYAAPELVVSTKAYEARKADVWSCGVILYAMLAGYLPWDDDHENPTGDDIARLYQYITQTPLKFPEYITPVPRDLLRRILVPNPRRRVSVRAIQRHEWLKPHHAFLSIQPNYWDEQLRKERPQLSTRGDVGRHTTYSSPTSPDPKSRDRNSLIIESTMEQSRVSPQPLASRSASSTDDSSLILNNAKMNEKELRVVGEHPSDSTKYVRDIKNSPSPIEQTTARHSSKGKKHTSVAGLVTIPGSPTTVRTRDILSEPIGQVSDPGQKAFTQEEFHRIGNYHVPRSRPRPTSYYPGLSRNNADNSLMDIPVNKLGATGRSSDSKNLDRLYNPEGKSLNAVHDSTKATISNNAIMLLSEGPAAKTSPVDYHHAIGDLNAGDQPTTEAIVKMNEDLAYKAAESGSPREKIDPENDSMISTKKEPNASTDDEGMETQPENVSRSSKKSDASLNKENKKNYDRKRFSFMSLYSSLNGSRSTVESRNSKGNSVAVSSRNPSGQSNKTGSKIAQQQSGTISDNSVLKVPNPDTNANDGGKRNETNDNAEDRNPGRSVRASVMISTLREDGNTWSGEGHNVDAQTSTARKVLNFFKRRSMRV; this is encoded by the coding sequence atggcCTCTGTACCTAAGCGCCATACATACAGTGGCAATGTTGTTACCGACAGGAACCACCATTCCGTTCAGAAGACCAATGACATTTTGCATCCTATACGTAAAAACCAACGAAAACATGCCACATTTGGACCATATATAGTCGGCTCCACTTTGGGTGAGGGAGAGTTTGGTAAAGTCAAACTGGGTTGGACTAAAGCATTTTCACCCAATGAAGTTCCCAAGCAAGTTGCGATAAAACTCATTCGGAGGGATTCTATCAAGAAAGATGCCGATAAAGAAGTAAAAATATATCGCGAAATTAACGCACTGAAACATCTAACTCATCCAaacattatttatttagAAGAGGttttacaaaattcaaagtaCATCGGGATAGTGCTAGAATTTGTATCTGGCGGCGAGTTTTATAAGTATATTCAACGAAAGAGGAGATTAAAGGAATCATCTGCATGCAGGCTCTTTGCCCAATTAATCAGTGGTGTCGATTATATGCATTCCAAGGGACTCGTTCATCGGGACCTAAAATTAGAAAACTTGCTATTAGATAAGCATGAAAACTTGGTCATCACAGATTTTGGTTTCGTGAATGAATTCTTCGAAGATAATGAGTTAATGAGAACCTCCTGTGGTTCCCCATGTTATGCAGCACCGGAACTGGTTGTTAGCACTAAGGCATATGAGGCAAGAAAGGCAGACGTTTGGTCATGCGGTGTTATTCTTTATGCGATGCTTGCCGGATATTTACCATGGGATGATGACCATGAAAATCCCACTGGCGATGATATTGCTAGGCTATATCAGTACATTACGCAGACACCTCTCAAGTTTCCCGAATATATAACGCCTGTTCCAAGAGACCTGCTGAGGCGAATTCTGGTACCGAatccaagaagaagagtaaGCGTACGGGCGATACAAAGGCATGAATGGCTAAAACCGCATCATGCCTTTTTAAGTATTCAACCGAACTATTGGGATGAACAATTACGAAAGGAGCGTCCACAATTGAGTACTAGGGGCGATGTTGGCCGTCACACAACTTATTCTTCACCAACATCTCCGGACCCAAAAAGCAGAGATAGAAACTCGTTGATAATTGAGTCGACCATGGAGCAATCTAGAGTATCTCCACAACCCCTGGCTAGTAGATCTGCTTCGTCAACCGACGATTCATCTTTGATATTGAATAATGCGAAAATGAATGAGAAAGAGCTTAGAGTTGTTGGAGAACATCCAAGTGATTCAACCAAGTACGTACGAGACATCAAGAATAGCCCCTCTCCTATAGAACAAACGACTGCAAGACACTCATCCAAAGGCAAGAAACATACATCGGTTGCTGGACTTGTCACAATTCCAGGTTCACCTACGACTGTGAGGACAAGAGATATACTATCGGAACCTATTGGCCAAGTAAGCGATCCCGGTCAGAAGGCTTTCACTCAGGAAGAGTTCCACCGTATTGGTAACTACCACGTGCCTCGTAGTAGACCCAGACCCACCTCGTATTATCCAGGGCTCAGCAGAAACAATGCAGATAATAGTTTGATGGACATTCCGGTAAATAAACTAGGAGCAACCGGAAGGTCATCAGATAGCAAAAACTTGGACCGTTTGTATAACCCTGAGGGTAAGTCTTTGAATGCAGTACATGACTCTACCAAAGCTACGATCTCTAACAACGCAATTATGTTATTATCGGAAGGTCCGGCGGCAAAAACTTCGCCAGTAGATTATCATCATGCCATTGGTGACCTGAACGCTGGCGATCAGCCGACAACTGAAGCCATCgtaaaaatgaatgaagaTCTTGCTTATAAAGCAGCAGAAAGTGGGTCACCTCGGGAGAAAATCGACCCAGAGAATGATTCAATGATTTCTACTAAGAAAGAGCCTAATGCCTCTACTGATGACGAAGGTATGGAAACTCAGCCGGAAAACGTTAGCCGCTCTTCTAAAAAATCAGACGCTTCcttgaacaaagaaaataaaaaaaactacGACAGAAAGAGGTTTAGCTTCATGTCGTTATACTCATCCCTAAACGGTTCGAGATCCACCGTCGAATCTCGTAACTCGAAGGGGAATTCGGTTGCTGTTTCATCTAGAAATCCATCAGGGCAATCAAATAAGACTGGTTCTAAAATAGCGCAGCAGCAATCAGGTACTATTTCCGATAACAGTGTGTTAAAAGTTCCAAATCCTGATACTAACGCTAATGATGGTGGAAAGAGAAACGAAACTAATGACAATGCTGAAGATCGCAATCCAGGTAGATCTGTACGAGCTTCCGTTATGATTTCAACACTACGAGAAGATGGAAATACATGGTCTGGCGAAGGGCATAATGTTGACGCACAGACTTCAACAGCAAGGAAggttttgaattttttcaaaagaaggagCATGAGGGtttaa
- the WTM2 gene encoding transcriptional modulator (similar to Saccharomyces cerevisiae WTM2 (YOR229W) and UME1 (YPL139C); ancestral locus Anc_8.651) — translation MVRSKSNQSASGTRRKPTPSLYQHISSFKPQFSTRVDDVLHFSKTVAWRSEIIPDKSKGTLTTSLLYSQGSDIYEIDASLPLKTFYDDDDDDEKNDADDAKAKSTAALNPEYGDAFCGVEGKPLRPKWIYQGETVAKMQYLESSDDSTAIAMSKNGSLAWFRDEIKVPVHIVQEMMGPATSYASIHSLTRPDSLAVADFDVSTNMDTVVKSQSNGYEEDSILKIIDNSDRPGDVLRTVHVPGTTVAHSVRFFNNHLFASCSDDNILRFWDTRTAEKPLWILSEPQNGRLASFDSSQVTENLFVTGFSTGVIKLWDARAVQLATTDLTHRQNGEEPIQNEIAKLFHSGGDSVVDILFSQTSATEFVTVGGTGNVYHWDMEYSFSRNDDDNEDEIQAAAPKELQGQCLKFFHTGGTRRSSNQFGKRNTVALHPVINDFVGTVDSDSLVTAYKPFLASDFIGRGYDH, via the coding sequence atGGTAAGGAGCAAATCTAACCAGAGTGCGAGTGGAACACGCCGTAAGCCGACACCTTCGTTATACCAACACATTTCCAGCTTTAAACCGCAGTTCAGCACACGAGTCGATGATGTTTTGCACTTTAGCAAGACTGTGGCGTGGAGAAGCGAGATCATTCCCGACAAATCCAAGGGCACTTTGACCACTAGTCTTTTGTACTCTCAAGGTAGTGATATCTACGAAATAGATGCTAGTTTGCCATTGAAGACATTCtacgacgacgacgatgacgacgagAAGAATGATGCGGATGATGCCAAGGCCAAGTCCACAGCCGCTCTGAATCCTGAATACGGTGACGCTTTCTGTGGAGTCGAGGGAAAGCCATTGCGCCCCAAATGGATCTACCAGGGCGAAACGGTGGCAAAGATGCAGTATCTGGAAAGCTCAGACGATAGCACGGCGATCGCGATGTCCAAAAATGGTTCGCTGGCGTGGTTCAGAGACGAAATTAAAGTTCCCGTCCACATTGTGCAGGAGATGATGGGGCCTGCCACGAGCTATGCTAGCATTCACTCGCTAACCAGACCGGATTCCCTGGCTGTAGCCGATTTTGATGTGTCAACTAACATGGATACGGTGGTGAAGTCACAAAGTAACGGCTACGAGGAAGACAGcatcttgaaaatcatAGACAACTCAGATAGACCTGGAGACGTTTTACGGACAGTGCACGTTCCAGGAACCACGGTGGCCCATTCGGTCAGGTTTTTCAACAACCATTTATTCGCATCATGTTCAGATGACAACATCTTAAGATTCTGGGATACAAGAACGGCAGAGAAACCACTTTGGATTCTAAGCGAGCCGCAAAATGGGCGACTAGCGTCATTCGACTCCTCTCAAGTCACTGAGAACTTATTTGTCACTGGCTTCAGCACGGGTGTCATCAAGCTATGGGATGCGCGCGCTGTGCAACTGGCCACTACTGACCTCACACACAGGCAAAATGGTGAGGAGCCGATCCAAAACGAGATAGCCAAGTTGTTCCATTCCGGCGGCGATTCCGTGGTCGATATTCTGTTCTCGCAAACTTCCGCCACAGAGTTCGTTACGGTCGGGGGAACAGGTAATGTCTACCACTGGGATATGGagtattctttttcaagaaacgATGACGACaacgaagatgaaattCAAGCCGCTGCGCCAAAGGAACTGCAGGGTCAATGTCTGAAGTTTTTCCATACAGGTGGCACTAGAAGATCAAGTAACCAATTCGGCAAGAGAAACACCGTGGCCTTGCACCCTGTAATCAACGATTTTGTTGGCACCGTGGACTCAGATAGTCTTGTTACTGCCTACAAGCCATTTCTCGCCAGCGACTTCATTGGCAGAGGTTACGAccactaa